In Oncorhynchus mykiss isolate Arlee chromosome 19, USDA_OmykA_1.1, whole genome shotgun sequence, the sequence acacAATTGATTTGATTACGGAATCACAACAGCTCTATGAAAGGCATTTTCATCTGCAACATCTAAGTACAGcacattcagatagaaatatatCATGTAGAATATACATGCTACTCATTCATATAGGAATCATGTCAGTTACAAGACATTTCTATCTGCACCATTTGGAAAGAAATAGGCTCGAGGCTCGGCTCTCTCCTCTCGACCACTATTAAAATCTTGACATTTCAGTCATCAATTTGCGGCCTGCATCAACATGATTTAAAAATAGCCTCTCTGGTATGTAAATGTGGAATTCCTACCTTAATGTTCTTAGTCTAAAATCTGCAACCTCACTGTTCAAATAATATTGTTGCACATGCAATATACCAAATATGAAGTTTGTATGTAAACAGCCGGCCACCAGCCTGCCATAACCTCCTCAAATGTTCTAGCTCAGAGGTCAAGGGTTAAATGAGGTCAtcaggaactgtgtgtgtgtggagggggggggtcaCCATGACAACCGTGTGAACTCACCAGTACTATGGGCTTGGATAAACAGAACATCATTTCTTGGCCTAACATCTCTAGTATAGCCTAACCTACTGCAGTAACCTACTACAATTTTACCtcacttttaaaaaatgtatggctGTGACTTGACATTTTGCTTCTACAGAATAGGCTATATAACTAGGGTTAGTATATTATGCTATATCAATACTAACATCTAATTTGATTGAAGTCATTGTGATAGGCAAGGCAGCTATTTCATAACATTATCTCTACATTTAACTGAAGTCACACTCTTTGACACTAATTTCTAGTTTCCATCATTTTCCTAAATGTTTTCCTCTAAAAGCACACAGTGGTCTGACCACAGCACAGGAGAGGTAAATTCTTGTCATTCTCTACCTACAGCCAGGTCATTGTTAACGCTCTACCTACAGTCCGGCCATTGTAAATGCTATACGATGGCACTGCTGACCTATACGAATATAACGGCATTCGGCCCAACACTGGGCCCCCCCATTCACTCTGAACGGACCGCGAACATCACTGTCCCACCATGCATTCAACCGGTACTATATTATCTGCTGAGTCAACAAGGCGCACACCCGACCGCATAGGAAACaaataaagggagagagggaggggggggggggggggactcgtGTATTGCTCACACGGCCGCGCGCACCATAGGACACATTTACGCACGGATACACAGAGAGGTGCCGACATAGAAACACGCTCACGGGCGTGCTAACTTTACCCCCAACTCACTTACACCTCACTCACACAGACATGATGaaacgcgcacacgcacgcacgttgTCGCCAGTGGAGACACGCGGGCCACCGTGGACTGCGGTATAAAACAGAAGAGCCAGATTCTCACAAAACTCTATGTAAAAGGATTGGCgcgtgagagaggagaggagacgaacCAGGTAAGCCCCCGGTCCTGGTTGAACCGAATAGCCCATGGTGTTTCAACAGAACAGATTTAGGCCTATGCAATCCACCCGCGTGACACTCATAATTGTACAAACATTTTGAGAAGTATTTCTTAGCCTATATTTATAAAAATATTAAATGTAATTGTAGGCCTAGTCCAAACAGGGTTCGTTGTTGGTGATGGAATAAATATAAGCTGTTATTAGAAATTGATAAAGTTAAGTTATTGGATTTTGTGTTGGCTTATGTTACAGTACGTTTTATAAAATGGTTTTAACCAGTTTTTaacttttacatttaaaaaaaaacaacctttttGTAAGGATTGTCACAACATCTTTGGGGATATGCTATACTACGCTACCATGACCTTTTATTAGAGTTTTTGGATGCTGGCAGTAATGTTAGTTGGTTGTGGCTCCATCAGTTGGTTCCATCAGAATGGAAATAATATCCGAGTGACATCTCGAACATGAggacatttccagatatcatcattAACATATTTCATAGATTACTGGGAATGCTTAAACAATATTAAAGGATTTTAATACATTGAATTGTAATCTAACCTAGTTTAAATGATGAAACTTCCCTCTCATgccacctctctcgctctctcccctctctccctccccctctctctatagacatgAATAGAGCTACTAAAACCCACATGACCTCCCCCATGTTTTTCCCTGGCATGGGTATGGCCCCTTTTTTCAAggtgatctcacacacacacacacacacacacacacacacacacacacacacacacacacacacacacacacacacacacacacacacacacacacacacacacacacacacacacacacacacacacatatttaaatAATCGATTATATGatttacacaaacacactaatatctatctatctgtccctGTAGGTGACTGTGTTTGAGCAGGAGCACTTCCAGGGCAAGTGCCAGGAGTTTACCTCTGAGTGCTGTAACATCCAGAACTGTGGTCTGGACAACATCCGTTCTatcagagtggagagtggagcGTGAGTCTCTTACAACCCTGGTTGTCtgtggaggctgtgtgtgtgtgtggtggtggagcGTGAGTCTCTTACAACCCTGGTTGTCtgtggaggctgtgtgtgttagtggaggtatctgtgtgtgtgtgttggtggagcGTGAGTCTCTTACAACCCTGGTTGTCtgtggaggctgtgtgtgtgagtggaggtatcggtgtgtgtgtgtgtgttggtgagtggGGGTATCTGTGTTtggtgtttgtctgtgtgggtgggggtATGATTCTCTGTGCTGTAGCCTGTTGTCATGCATGGTCAACCATTGACCACCAGGGTGGTGTCCCTCTGTCCTGCTCTTTTCTCATTGTATTTTCATCTGTCCCCTTCTCTCGTTGAATGAAATGCAACGTGTcagtaactctctcctctctgtcctcttctatCTCTGAATGTAACATATCAGTaactttctcctccctctctgtccccttctatCTCTGAATGTAACATAtcagtaactctctctcctccctctctgtccccttctatCTCTGAATGTAACATATCAGTaactttctcctccctctctgtccccttctatCTCTGAATGTAACATAtcagtaactctctctcctccctctctgtccccttctatATCTGAATGTAACATATCAGTaactttctcctccctctctgtccccttctatCTCTGAATGTAACATAtcagtaactctctctccaccctctctgtccccttctatCTCTGAATGTAACATGtcagtaactctctctccctacccctgtAGCTGGGTGGGCTTTGAACATCATGACTTCCAGGGCCAGCAGTTCatcctggagagaggagagtaccCCCACTGGGACGCCTACAGCGGCTCCCTGTCCTACCACGTGGAGCGCCTCATGTCCCTGCGCCCCATCTACTGCGCtgtgaggactgtgtgtgtgtgtgtgtgtgtgtgtgtgtgggagagaaataCAGCGAGAGATGGATACATAGAGAGCGTGGGAAAGAGTGTCAGTATTCTATGTTAGTGTTTATAAAAGACAGTATTctatgttagtgtttatataAGACAGTATTCTATGTTAGTGTTTATAGAAGACAGTATTCTATGTTAGTGTTTATAGAAGACAGTGGTAAGTATTCTATGTTAGTGTTTATAGAAGACAGTATTCTATGTTAGTGTTTATAGAAGACAGTATTCTATGTTAGTGTTTATAGAAGACAGTGGGTCAGTATTCTATTTTAGTGTTTATAGAAGACAGTATTCTATGTTAGTGTTTATAGAAGACAGTATTCTATGTTAGTGTTTATAGAAGACAGTATTCTATGTTAGTGTTTATAGAAGACAGTATTCTATGTTAGTGTTTATAGAAGACAGTATTctatgttagtgtttatataAGA encodes:
- the LOC118941437 gene encoding beta-crystallin A1-like — its product is MNRATKTHMTSPMFFPGMGMAPFFKVTVFEQEHFQGKCQEFTSECCNIQNCGLDNIRSIRVESGAWVGFEHHDFQGQQFILERGEYPHWDAYSGSLSYHVERLMSLRPIYCASHQSSRMQIFETENFMGRSAELCDDYPSLRAMGWCMPEVGSMHIQCGAFVCYQFPGYRGQQYIMECERHSGDYQHWKNWGSHCQTPQIQSIRRIQH